The Rhododendron vialii isolate Sample 1 chromosome 6a, ASM3025357v1 genome includes a window with the following:
- the LOC131328562 gene encoding uncharacterized protein LOC131328562 produces MEAKPPTTKKELQKLLGSFMYDIDVRLFISNLAGKIQVFSQLLKLKDQDTFVWEASNQKAFDEIKGYLAMALVLMPPIKNKPLKLYISAAEGSIGGLLAQDNAQGKEQAGLADFLADHPYVDIGDEPEVGLSSLEVSLTPWTLLFDGSRTQEVSGYGVIIISPQGLRTELSFQFDFPCTNNQAEYEAVVIGLEILRDLEAREVRVIGDSNLVINHLAGIFKCYSEDLAPYYMAVVQLMQDFDNVTIKHVSRSMNTEANSLAQASTGLKRRGLGLEVFTSDFTGEESDDEPENDWRTPLISFLKRPHHRASRKVRRRAISYILIGDELYKKSPEDDLRLTCLGHPEAIRVISEVHEGVYGAHQSEIKMRWLIRRNYHAVVKPWPFRGWALDVIGKIYPPSSRNHAYILVATNYFTKWAEAMPLKSVDQQEQNIIVSNSTPYYAQGNGQTESTNRTLVNIIEKMVEDNPRAWHELLSEALWAYRTSKKEATNITPYMLVYGHDPVLTMEVAVKSARIAYQHGLTPADYTQAMLIELEDLDEVRLAALDHMLVQKRIVARSYDKCVRRESFSEGDLVWKVVFPLGEKNSRYGKWSPTWE; encoded by the exons ATGGAAGCAAAgcctcctaccaccaagaaggagtTGCAAAAGCTCTTGGGTTCATTCAT GTATGATATTGATGTCCGATT GTTCATCTCAAACCTAGCAGGAAAGATTCAGGTCTTTTCTCAACTCTTAAAGCTGAAGGACCAAGACacttttgtttgggaggcaagCAATCAGAAGGCCTTTGATGAGATCAAAGGCTATTTAGCAATGGCTCTAGTCCTTATGCCTCCCATCAAGAACAAGCCTTTAAAGCTCTACATCTCAGCAGCTGAAGGCTCTATTGGAGGCCTTTTAGCTCAAGACAATGCTCAAGGAAAGGAACAAGCA GGCTTAGCAgattttcttgctgatcatccATATGTGGATATCGGGGATGAACCTGAGGTAGGACTGAGCTCACTCGAAGTATCACTCACTCCTTGGACACTGCTCTTTGATGGGTCAAGGACTCAAGAGGTCTCAGGCTATGGAGTAATTATCATTTCTCCCCAAGGCCTGAGGACTGAGTTGTCCTTTCAgtttgatttcccatgtacaaataaccaagctgaatatgaagcagtCGTTATAGGCCTTGAAATCCTTAGGGATCTAGAGGCCAGAGAAGTAAGGGTTATcggggattcaaaccttgtaatcAATCACTTGGCAGGGATAttcaaatgctatagtgaggactTAGCTCCTTATTATATGGCAGTTGTGCAATTAATGCAAGATTTTGACAATGTGACTATCAAACACGtttcaaggagtatgaacaCTGAAGCCAACAGCTTGGCTCAAGCCTCAACAGGCCTGAA GAGAAGGGGTCTAGGACTGGAGGTATTTACTTCAGACTTCACGGGAGAAGAGTCGGATGACGAGCCTGAGAACGATTGGCGTACACCTCTTATTTCTTTCCTCAAGAGGCCTCATCATAGAGCCTCTAGGAAAGTAAGGAGGAGAGCCATAAGCTATATCCTCATAGGAgatgaattatacaagaaaagccCTGAAGATGACTTACGTTTAACATGTTTAGGGCACCCAGAAGCCATAAGGGTCATCAGTGAAGTCCATGAAGGAGTCTACGGAGCCCATCAATCAGAgataaagatgagatggctaatcCGAAG GAATTATCATGCTGTAGTCAAACCTTGGCCATTTAGGGGCTGGGCCCTTGACgtaattggaaaaatttatcctcCTTCTTCTAGGAATCATGCTTACATCTTGGTAGCCACgaattacttcactaaatgggcAGAGGCAATGCCATTAAAGTCTGTGGATCAACAAGAG CAGAACATCATCGTTTCCAACTCCACTCCTTATTATGCACAAGGAAATGGCCAAACCGAATCTACTAATAGGACCTTGGTCAACATTATTGAGAAAATGGTAGAGGATAATCCAAGGGCTTGGCATGAATTACTTTCTGAGGCCCTATGGGCCTATAGAACCTCAAAGAAGGAAGCCACCAATATAACTccttatatgttggtatatgggCACGATCCAGTCCTAACAATGGAGGTAGCAGTAAAGTCAGCAAGGATAGCATATCAACATGGCCTCACTCCTGCAGATTATACTCAGGCCATGCTAATAGAGCTTGAGGACTTGGACGAAGTTAGGCTCGCAGCTCTTGACCATATGTTGGTTCAAAAAAGAATAGTTGCTAGGTCTTATGACAAATGTGTGAGAAGGGAGAGCTTTTCTGAAGGTGATTTGGTTTGGAAGGTTGTCTTTCCCTTAGGGGAAAAGAATTCAAGATATGGCAAATGGTCTCCAACGTGGGAATGA